A genome region from Carassius auratus strain Wakin unplaced genomic scaffold, ASM336829v1 scaf_tig00009712, whole genome shotgun sequence includes the following:
- the LOC113072633 gene encoding P-selectin-like, with product MKLVVTITMVLLAHIRLFVYLVLVTGIYNVKAWTYHYNITINMDWTTARQWCQKHYTDMVAIQNHAEVEYLNQVLPFNKGYYWIGIRKINGNWMWVGTKKNLDPEAENWAENEPNNKGSEQDCVEIYIKRTKETAKWNDERCSKKKATVCYLASCSKESCSEHAECVENIGSYECQCLPGFTGPRCEEAVQCLPIIDVPGGWMNCTHPLSIHSFNSSCDFKCEEGFELKGSNTTWCDQTGKWTHKPPTCQVVKCDPLKPVSHGSLQCSDPVEFAYGSSCWLKCDFGFAHNSTNSTHCTKEGKWSHIPPVCQAIQCPPLSDAPSYGSITCTHPLSTNSYNSSCEFKCEEGFLLKGANSTHCDHTGHWTHSTPSCTAVACDPLVTPAKSHLTCADPLGMFSFRSSCITTWSAPTPVCQVIRCDALESGQHGSLHCQDHLGKFSYGTLCWLECGAGFTLNGSNSTSCTSQGKWSHEFPVCQVVTCNAILAPANGHLTCADPLGKFSFRSSCNVSCDEGYKIRGKATLTCLSDGIWSAPTPACEVVKCDPLKPVSHGSLQCSDPVEFAYGSSCWLKCDFGFAHNSTNSTHCTKEGKWSHIPPVCQAIQCPPLSDAPSYGSITCTHPLSTNSYNSSCEFKCEEGFLLKGANSTHCDHTGHWTHSTPSCTAVACAPLVTPAKSHLTCADPLGMFSFRSSCITTCEEGYTLRGETTLTCLSDGSWSAPTPVCQVIRCDALESGQHGSLHCQDHMGKFSYGTLCWLECGAGFTLNGSNSTSCTSQGKWSHEFPVCQARQCNPLIKPSHGTVTCTHPNGQFSFGTVCNVSCQEGFKLHGTPQIECSEMGKWTDTPAFCSAQQCPHLAAPVNGWLNCSHPHFSFSYGSRCFLGCETGFEITGVPVMECSASGNWSQEMPYCAAVRCDPLSLSHLPELGTPPSMNCSHPHGNFSFGSQCTFQCAESQKLSGTSQLSCTSSGYWTNSPPSCVVKEMSVGAGMLMYAAVGAASSAGLLLFGGLMFLLMRQLFKKSKKLIDPVPPLEQPFLY from the exons ATGAAACTGGTAGTTACAATTACG ATGGTTTTGTTGGCGCATATTAGACTATTTGTATATCTTGTCCTTGTAACTGGAATTTATAATG TTAAGGCCTGGACTTACCATTACAACATAACCATTAATATGGACTGGACAACAGCTCGTCAGTGGTGTCAGAAGCATTACACTGATATGGTGGCCATCCAAAACCATGCAGAAGTTGAATACCTCAACCAAGTTCTACCTTTCAATAAAGGATACTATTGGATTGGCATTAGGAAGATTAATGGTAACTGGATGTGGGTTGGGACCAAAAAGAACTTGGACCCTGAAGCAGAAAACTGGGCAGAAAATGAACCAAATAACAAGGGATCTGAACAAGACTGTGTAGAGATCTACATTAAGAGGACCAAAGAAACAGCCAAGTGGAATGATGAGAGGTGCAGCAAAAAGAAAGCAACTGTCTGTTATTTAG CCTCCTGCTCAAAAGAATCCTGCAGTGAGCATGCTGAGTGTGTGGAGAATATTGGGAGCTACGAATGTCAGTGTCTCCCAGGTTTCACGGGGCCACGCTGTGAGGAAG CTGTCCAGTGTCTGCCCATAATTGATGTCCCTGGTGGTTGGATGAACTGCACTCACCCTCTTTCCATTCATAGCTTCAACTCAAGTTGTGACTTCAAGTGTGAGGAAGGATTCGAGCTCAAGGGCTCAAATACAACCTGGTGTGACCAGACTGGGAAGTGGACACACAAACCCCCCACTTGCCAAG TTGTAAAGTGTGATCCACTGAAGCCCGTGTCACATGGCTCGCTGCAGTGTTCTGACCCTGTAGAGTTTGCTTATGGCTCCAGTTGCTGGTTAAAATGTGATTTTGGTTTTGCCCACAATAGTACAAATTCCACTCACTGTACCAAAGAGGGAAAGTGGAGTCACATCCCTCCTGTTTGCCAAG CTATACAGTGTCCGCCACTCTCTGATGCACCAAGTTATGGAAGCATAACCTGCACACACCCTCTCTCCACCAACAGCTACAACTCCAGCTGTGAGTTTAAGTGTGAAGAGGGTTTTTTGCTTAAAGGTGCAAATTCCACGCACTGTGATCATACTGGGCACTGGACACACAGCACCCCGAGTTGTACAG ctgTGGCTTGTGACCCTCTCGTGACCCCTGCAAAGAGCCATCTGACATGTGCTGATCCACTGGGAATGTTCTCTTTTCGTTCTTCTTGTATCACTACTTGGTCAGCACCAACACCTGTATGCCAAG TTATAAGATGTGATGCTCTGGAGTCTGGGCAGCATGGCTCTCTGCACTGTCAGGACCACCTGGGAAAATTCAGCTATGGTACCCTGTGCTGGCTGGAGTGTGGAGCTGGATTTACATTAAATGGAAGTAATTCTACTTCCTGCACCTCACAAGGAAAATGGAGCCATGAATTTCCTGTTTGTCAAG TGGTGACCTGCAATGCAATCTTGGCTCCTGCAAATGGTCATCTGACATGTGCTGATCCTTTGGGGAAATTCTCTTTTCGTTCTTCTTGTAATGTTTCCTGTGATGAGGGATACAAAATTAGAGGAAAAGCTACACTCACTTGTCTAAGTGATGGTATTTGGTCAGCACCAACACCTGCGTGTGAAG TTGTAAAGTGTGATCCACTGAAGCCCGTGTCACATGGCTCGCTGCAGTGTTCTGACCCTGTAGAGTTTGCTTATGGCTCCAGTTGCTGGTTAAAATGTGATTTTGGTTTTGCCCACAATAGCACAAATTCTACTCACTGTACCAAAGAGGGAAAGTGGAGTCACATCCCTCCTGTTTGCCAAG CTATACAGTGTCCGCCACTCTCTGATGCACCAAGTTATGGAAGCATAACCTGCACACACCCTCTCTCCACCAACAGCTACAACTCCAGCTGTGAGTTTAAGTGTGAAGAGGGTTTTTTGCTTAAAGGTGCAAATTCCACGCACTGTGATCATACTGGGCACTGGACACACAGCACCCCGAGTTGTACAG ctgTGGCTTGTGCCCCTCTCGTGACCCCTGCAAAGAGCCATCTGACATGTGCTGATCCACTGGGAATGTTCTCTTTTCGTTCTTCTTGTATCACTACTTGTGAGGAGGGATACACACTGAGAGGAGAAACCACACTCACTTGTTTGAGTGATGGCAGCTGGTCAGCACCAACACCTGTATGCCAAG TTATAAGATGTGATGCTCTGGAGTCTGGGCAGCATGGCTCTCTGCACTGTCAGGACCACATGGGAAAATTCAGCTATGGTACCCTGTGCTGGCTGGAGTGTGGAGCTGGATTTACTTTAAATGGAAGTAATTCTACTTCCTGCACCTCACAAGGAAAATGGAGCCATGAATTTCCTGTTTGTCAAG CACGGCAATGCAACCCCTTAATTAAACCCTCTCATGGCACTGTAACCTGCACTCATCCTAATGGGCAGTTCAGCTTCGGTACAGTGTGTAATGTGAGCTGTCAGGAAGGCTTCAAACTACATGGGACACCCCAAATAGAGTGCTCGGAGATGGGGAAGTGGACAGACACCCCAGCCTTCTGCTCAG CTCAACAGTGCCCCCATTTGGCCGCTCCAGTAAATGGCTGGTTGAACTGTTCTCATCCTCACTTCTCGTTTAGCTATGGTTCACGATGCTTCCTGGGATGTGAGACTGGCTTTGAGATTACAGGAGTGCCAGTCATGGAATGCTCTGCTTCTGGGAACTGGAGTCAGGAGATGCCCTATTGTGCTG CTGTTCGTTGTGATCCCCTTTCACTCTCTCATCTTCCGGAGCTGGGAACTCCACCCTCAATGAACTGCTCTCACCCCCATGGAAACTTCAGCTTTGGATCTCAGTGTACGTTCCAGTGTGCCGAGAGCCAGAAGCTCAGTGGAACCAGTCAGCTCAGCTGCACCTCCAGTGGGTACTGGACCAACTCTCCACCAAGTTGTGTTG taaaggagatgtCAGTAGGTGCCGGCATGCTGATGTATGCAGCTGTGGGAGCTGCTTCTTCCGCTGGTCTACTTCTATTCGGAGGactaatgtttctgttgatgcgcCAATTgtttaaaaagagtaaaaaacTGATTGATCCTGTTCCACCCTTGGAACAACCGTTTTTATACtaa
- the LOC113072632 gene encoding E-selectin, producing the protein MGIFNKVSLQCLASFVLISSVLNLWRCTEGWSYHSSKDTMNWESARHWCRQHYTDMVAIQNKEEISYLNSILPKVRGYYWIGIRKINGSWTWVGTNKTLTEEAENWADKEPNNGMNNEDCVEIYIKREKDEGKWNDESCLKRKTALCYTASCKDDSCVNGQGECVETINSHKCSCFEGFYGERCEHVVKCKREDVAPPDHASMLCSHPHGNFSYDSQCEYSCVEGYELKGSNTTRCTSTKEWSSKPPTCELVQCPELIEPQDGKMHCQNPIGQFSYQSTCEFMCEEGYTLRDSNSSSLICGATGHWNDTQPTCEIIKCKAEDIPSPDHASVNCSHPYGNYSYDSQCEYSCEEGYELKGSSATRCTSTTEWSSKPPTCEFVQCPALDHPVSGELSCTSSFKYGSKCSFSCAEGFHLQGASEISCTKEAKWSLEPPRCEAVLCPQLSKPINGHINCSSEEPTSGTFCIFSCNEGHRLEDHSNETVMCNYNGSWSGGVAVCQAHPDPSESLLKETVVTLGVSGAISVSGLGLVLWILKRLRRKADKFDLNSTLDIEDPPQIYKNSIDSLI; encoded by the exons ATG GGTATCTTCAACAAAGTATCATTGCAATGCTTGGCTTCCTTTGTTCTTATTTCTTCAG TGTTAAACTTATGGAGATGCACTGAAGGCTGGTCTTACCATTCCTCAAAGGACACTATGAACTGGGAATCTGCCAGACACTGGTGCAGGCAGCATTACACAGACATGGTAGCCATCCAGAACAAAGAAGAGATTTCTTACCTCAACAGTATCCTTCCAAAAGTCCGTGGATATTACTGGATTGGCATTCGTAAAATTAATGGCAGTTGGACCTGGGTCGGAACTAATAAGACACTTACCGAGGAAGCTGAGAACTGGGCAGATAAAGAGCCCAATAATGGAATGAATAATGAAGACTGTGTggaaatatacattaaaagagagaaagatgaagGCAAATGGAATGATGAATCTTGCTTGAAGAGGAAAACTGCACTCTGCTACACAG CATCCTGCAAAGATGACTCCTGTGTCAATGGTCAAGGAGAGTGTGTCGAAACCATAAACAGCCATAAATGCTCATGCTTTGAGGGTTTCTATGGAGAGCGATGTGAACATG TTGTAAAATGCAAACGAGAGGACGTCGCCCCACCAGATCATGCTAGCATGCTATGCTCTCATCCTCATGGAAATTTCTCATATGACTCTCAGTGTGAATATTCCTGTGTTGAGGGTTATGAACTAAAGGGCTCCAATACGACAAGATGCACTTCTACCAAAGAGTGGTCAAGCAAACCACCAACCTGTGAAC TTGTTCAATGTCCAGAGCTGATCGAACCACAGGATGGCAAAATGCACTGCCAAAATCCTATTGGCCAGTTCAGCTACCAATCTACCTGTGAGTTTATGTGTGAAGAAGGATACACGCTCCGAGACTCCAACTCCTCTTCACTGATCTGTGGGGCAACGGGACACTGGAATGATACACAACCCACTTGTGAAA taataaaatgCAAAGCAGAGGATATCCCCTCACCAGATCATGCTAGTGTAAACTGCTCTCATCCTTATGGGAATTACTCATATGACTCTCAGTGTGAATACTCCTGTGAAGAAGGTTATGAACTAAAGGGTTCTAGTGCGACAAGATGCACTTCTACCACAGAGTGGTCAAGCAAACCACCAACCTGTGAAT TTGTTCAGTGCCCAGCTCTTGACCATCCTGTTAGTGGAGAGCTGAGCTGCACTTCTAGCTTTAAATATGGGAGCAAATGCAGCTTCAGTTGTGCTGAAGGATTCCACCTCCAAGGAGCTTCAGAAATCAGCTGTACAAAAGAAGCAAAGTGGAGTCTGGAACCACCTCGCTGTGAAG CAGTGCTCTGCCCACAACTTTCTAAACCAATCAACGGGCATATAAACTGCTCATCTGAAGAACCCACCTCTGGCACCTTCTGCATCTTCAGCTGTAATGAAGGCCACCGACTTGAAGACCACAGTAACGAGACAGTGATGTGCAACTACAATGGGAGCTGGTCAGGGGGAGTAGCAGTGTGTCAAG ctCATCCGGATCCCTCTGAATCACTCCTCAAAGAAACAGTAGTGACTCTTGGTGTTTCAGGCGCTATCAGCGTGTCCGGTCTGGGCTTAGTCCTCTGGATACTGAAGAGACTGAGGAGGAAAG CTGACAAATTTGATCTGAACAG TACCTTGGATATTGAGGATCCACCACAGATTTATAAGAACAGTATTGACAGTCTCATATAG
- the LOC113072626 gene encoding LIM homeobox transcription factor 1-alpha-like: protein MTWRKSVCEGCNELIRDRYLLRVQDGLWHERCLHCASCREPLKDTCFLRNKTLYCKRDYQKLFLVRCKGCAEVISPAELVMHAGTAVFHLRCFCCCVCGCRLQKGDRCVLTGDRLFCARDYHNQLASLTTSDSGKSEDGEEDDDEDNIKTTGESNTIGDMEHKRPKRPRTILTTQQRRAFKASFEVSSKPCRKVRETLAAETGLSVRVVQVWFQNQRAKMKKLARRQQQQKQNVSPQENRDSQSQHTAPSCGSLPAELECAGSYSLTQQNIRLDSQGFKLDPFRQGLTPPQMPGDHMHPYGCDTLYDDTDSDPLCHFGDCMSSSEPSLLTPIDRLYSMQDSYFAS, encoded by the exons ATG ACGTGGAGAAAGAGCGTGTGTGAAGGCTGTAATGAGCTCATCCGGGACAGGTACCTGCTCCGCGTGCAGGACGGACTGTGGCACGAGCGCTGCCTGCACTGCGCATCATGTCGCGAGCCTCTGAAAGACACCTGCTTCCTTCGCAACAAGACACTCTACTGCAAGCGAGACTACCAGAA GTTGTTTTTGGTACGGTGTAAGGGCTGTGCAGAGGTCATCTCTCCGGCCGAGCTGGTGATGCACGCAGGCACTGCGGTTTTCCACCTGCGgtgtttctgctgctgtgtgtgcgGCTGCAGGCTGCAGAAGGGAGACCGCTGTGTGCTCACAGGGGACAGGCTTTTCTGTGCCAGAGACTATCACAACCAACTGGCCAGCCTTACCACCTCCGATTCAg GTAAAAGTGAAGATGGTGAGGAGGACGATGACGAAGACAACATTAAGACCACAGGGGAGTCTAACACAATAGGAGACATGGAACACAAGAGACCTAAAAGGCCTCGTACCATTCTCACAACACAGCAGAGACGTGCTTTCAAAGCTTCTTTTGAGGTCTCATCCAAACCATGTCGAAAG GTAAGGGAGACGCTGGCAGCAGAGACAGGATTGAGCGTACGAGTCGTTCAGGTCTGGTTCCAAAACCAAAGAGCCAAG ATGAAAAAACTGgcaagaagacaacagcagcagAAGCAAAATGTGTCCCCTCAGGAGAACAGGgatagccaatcacaacacactg CGCCCTCTTGTGGAAGTCTGCCTGCTGAGCTGGAGTGTGCAGGTTCATATTCACTTACCCAGCAGAATATCCGTCTAGACTCACAGGGCTTCAAGCTGGACCCCTTCAGACAAGGACTCACCCCTCCTCAGATGCCTGGAGACCACATGCATCCCTATG gTTGTGACACACTCTATGACGATACAGACAGTGACCCTCTGTGTCATTTTGGAGACTGTATGTCATCCAGTGAACCCTCCCTTTTAACACCCATTGACCGGTTGTATTCAATGCAAGATTCATATTTTGCCTCTTGA